A genome region from Geobacter pickeringii includes the following:
- the atpA gene encoding F0F1 ATP synthase subunit alpha, whose translation MEIRAEEISEIIRKQIKEYGKEVEVAETGTIISVGDGIARIHGLDKAMAGELLEFPGGVSGMVLNLEEDNVGAAILGDFEEIKEGDSVKRTGRIVEVPVGEALVGRVVNAIGQPIDGKGPINSDNFRKVEVKAPGIVKRKSVHQPMATGLKAIDAMVPIGRGQRELIIGDRQTGKTAVAIDTIINQKGGDVICIYVAIGQKRSTVAQVVSKLQEHGAMDYTIVVAATASEPAPLQFIAPYTGVTMGEYFRDGGKHALIIYDDLSKQAVAYRQLSLLLRRPPGREAYPGDVFYLHSRLLERAAKLSDDCGAGSITALPIIETQAGDVSAYIPTNVISITDGQIYLETDLFYSGVRPAINVGLSVSRVGGAAQTKAMKQVAGTLRLNLAQYREMAAFAQFGSDLDKATQMQLARGERLVEILKQPQYRPLPFEKQVLVIFAANNGYVDDYAVSVLKRYEAELLSFFDTRKSDILAELREKKAIDDELKAKIAGALDEFKKEFTA comes from the coding sequence ATGGAAATCAGAGCGGAAGAAATCAGCGAGATTATCAGGAAGCAGATTAAAGAGTACGGCAAAGAGGTAGAGGTTGCCGAAACCGGCACCATTATCTCCGTCGGCGACGGTATCGCCCGTATCCACGGTCTCGACAAGGCCATGGCGGGTGAGCTTCTGGAGTTCCCCGGCGGGGTTTCCGGCATGGTCCTCAACCTTGAAGAGGATAACGTCGGTGCCGCCATCCTCGGCGACTTTGAGGAGATCAAAGAAGGCGATTCCGTCAAGCGGACCGGCCGCATCGTCGAGGTTCCGGTCGGCGAGGCGCTGGTCGGTCGTGTCGTGAACGCCATCGGCCAACCCATCGACGGCAAGGGCCCCATCAACAGTGATAACTTCCGGAAGGTGGAGGTGAAAGCCCCCGGCATCGTCAAGCGGAAGTCGGTTCATCAGCCGATGGCTACCGGCCTCAAGGCGATCGATGCAATGGTGCCGATCGGCCGCGGGCAGCGTGAGCTCATCATCGGCGACCGTCAGACCGGCAAGACTGCCGTTGCCATCGATACCATCATCAACCAAAAGGGCGGCGACGTCATCTGCATCTACGTCGCCATCGGCCAGAAGCGTTCGACGGTTGCGCAGGTCGTGTCGAAGCTTCAGGAGCACGGCGCGATGGATTATACCATCGTTGTCGCCGCCACCGCCTCCGAGCCGGCACCGCTTCAGTTCATCGCACCGTACACCGGTGTTACCATGGGCGAGTACTTCCGCGATGGTGGCAAGCATGCCCTCATCATCTACGATGACCTTTCCAAGCAGGCCGTTGCCTACCGGCAGCTTTCGCTTCTCCTTCGTCGTCCGCCGGGACGCGAAGCATACCCCGGCGACGTCTTCTACCTCCACAGCCGTCTTCTGGAGCGCGCCGCCAAGCTTTCCGACGACTGCGGGGCGGGCTCCATCACGGCGCTGCCGATCATTGAGACCCAGGCCGGCGACGTCTCGGCGTACATCCCGACCAACGTTATCTCGATCACCGACGGCCAGATCTACCTTGAGACGGATCTCTTCTACTCGGGCGTTCGTCCGGCCATCAACGTCGGTCTCTCGGTTTCCCGCGTCGGTGGTGCCGCTCAGACCAAGGCAATGAAGCAGGTTGCCGGTACGCTCCGTCTCAACCTCGCCCAATACCGCGAGATGGCGGCGTTCGCCCAGTTTGGTTCAGACCTCGACAAGGCGACCCAGATGCAGCTCGCTCGCGGCGAGCGTCTGGTTGAGATCCTCAAGCAGCCGCAGTATCGTCCGCTCCCCTTCGAAAAACAGGTTCTCGTCATTTTCGCGGCCAACAATGGCTACGTCGACGATTATGCCGTTTCGGTCCTCAAGCGTTATGAGGCGGAGCTGTTGAGCTTCTTCGATACGAGGAAGTCTGACATTCTCGCCGAACTGCGCGAGAAGAAGGCCATCGATGACGAGCTGAAGGCCAAGATTGCCGGAGCGCTCGACGAGTTCAAGAAGGAATTTACCGCGTAA
- a CDS encoding ParB/RepB/Spo0J family partition protein, whose product MVKKTGLGKGMAALLPVVEEEGKRYFSCPIEEIRPNKNQPRKTFVPEKLEELAASIREKGIIQPLVVRRKGDHYELIAGERRWRAAQKAELREVPVVIQDVSEDTALEMALIENIQREDLNAVEEAEAYHALMETFGLTQEELAKRVGKDRSTVANSLRLLKLSPELKRDIVEERLAMGHARALLALESGEQQREAREAIVRGNLTVREAEALVKRARSAPRPRVSARSDVHGSDLVEQLQRRFMAKVAVRRSGKGGRIEIAFSGQEELTRLVELLLG is encoded by the coding sequence ATGGTTAAGAAGACCGGCCTTGGAAAGGGGATGGCCGCGCTGCTCCCGGTGGTCGAGGAGGAGGGGAAACGTTACTTCTCCTGTCCGATCGAAGAGATCCGGCCCAACAAGAACCAGCCCCGCAAGACCTTTGTTCCTGAAAAGCTCGAAGAGTTGGCCGCCTCGATCCGCGAAAAGGGGATTATCCAGCCGCTGGTGGTCCGCAGGAAGGGGGACCACTACGAACTGATCGCCGGCGAACGCCGCTGGCGTGCCGCCCAGAAGGCGGAGTTGCGCGAAGTCCCGGTGGTCATCCAGGACGTCTCCGAAGACACGGCGCTGGAAATGGCGCTCATCGAGAATATTCAGCGGGAGGATCTCAATGCCGTGGAAGAGGCGGAGGCCTACCACGCGTTGATGGAAACATTCGGCCTCACCCAGGAAGAGCTGGCGAAGCGGGTGGGGAAAGACCGCTCCACCGTTGCCAACTCCCTGCGGCTGCTTAAGCTTTCCCCGGAGCTGAAGAGGGATATCGTGGAAGAGCGCCTCGCCATGGGGCACGCTCGGGCACTGCTGGCGCTCGAGAGTGGCGAACAACAGCGGGAAGCGCGCGAGGCCATCGTCCGCGGCAACCTTACGGTGCGCGAAGCAGAAGCGCTGGTGAAGCGGGCCCGGTCTGCTCCCCGGCCGCGGGTGAGTGCGCGAAGCGATGTCCATGGCTCCGATCTTGTCGAGCAGCTTCAGCGGCGCTTCATGGCCAAGGTCGCCGTGCGTCGCAGCGGCAAGGGGGGGCGCATCGAGATTGCGTTCAGCGGGCAGGAGGAACTGACACGGCTCGTGGAACTTCTTCTTGGCTAA
- a CDS encoding ParA family protein, with protein sequence MAKKICIANQKGGVGKTTTAVNLAASLAAAEKRTLLVDMDPQGNAGSGVGIDKGGLAESVYDAIINDADPASLVIPTDLAFLELLPSTTDLAGAELELVVTEGREWKLKQALSRLDDRYDYILIDCPPSLGLLTVNAMTAADSVLIPLQCEYYAMEGLSQIIKTIKLVQKGLNPALGIEGILLTMYDGRNNLARQVSEEIRGHFKDLAFETVIPRNVRLSEAPSHGRPIILYDITSKGAVTYMELAKELMEREARNG encoded by the coding sequence ATGGCCAAAAAAATATGCATTGCGAACCAGAAGGGGGGGGTCGGCAAGACCACCACCGCGGTGAACCTCGCGGCGTCGCTCGCGGCTGCCGAGAAGCGGACGCTGCTCGTGGACATGGACCCCCAGGGGAATGCCGGCAGCGGTGTCGGCATCGACAAGGGGGGGCTTGCCGAATCGGTCTACGATGCGATCATAAACGACGCGGATCCCGCCTCCCTCGTGATCCCGACCGATCTGGCCTTTCTGGAGCTCCTTCCGTCCACCACCGATCTGGCCGGCGCAGAGCTGGAACTGGTCGTGACGGAAGGGCGCGAGTGGAAACTCAAGCAGGCCCTCTCCCGCCTCGACGACCGCTATGACTACATCCTCATCGACTGCCCCCCGTCGCTCGGCCTGCTCACCGTCAATGCCATGACTGCTGCCGATTCTGTGCTCATTCCGCTCCAGTGCGAGTATTATGCCATGGAGGGACTGTCACAGATCATCAAGACCATCAAGCTCGTCCAGAAGGGGCTCAATCCGGCGCTCGGAATCGAAGGAATCCTGCTTACCATGTACGACGGCAGAAACAATCTCGCCCGCCAGGTGAGCGAAGAAATCCGGGGCCACTTCAAGGATCTGGCATTCGAGACCGTCATTCCCCGCAACGTCAGGCTTTCCGAGGCACCGAGCCACGGCCGCCCCATCATCCTGTATGACATCACCTCCAAGGGGGCGGTCACCTACATGGAGCTTGCGAAAGAACTCATGGAGCGGGAGGCGCGCAATGGTTAA
- the atpH gene encoding ATP synthase F1 subunit delta, translating to MISNAIARRYAKALVQLGAEEGAVDRFGAELARAAAVLGTSADLRLILGSPAYRIEAKREILKDVIAKLSLSGSVANFLQVLLDRGRIGCLPQIVQSYESFADELSGVVRPVLVSAVSLDDAQVEEMKSALSKATGKKVVLSVKVDPSLIGGVVTKIGDKVFDGSVRTQLDRIRDILQKG from the coding sequence TTGATCTCGAACGCAATTGCACGTCGCTACGCCAAGGCTCTGGTGCAGCTTGGGGCGGAAGAGGGGGCGGTGGATCGGTTCGGCGCCGAACTCGCCCGGGCTGCCGCGGTGCTGGGAACCAGTGCCGACCTTCGTCTGATCCTCGGAAGTCCTGCCTACCGAATTGAGGCTAAACGGGAAATCCTCAAGGATGTGATCGCCAAGTTGAGTCTGTCGGGTAGCGTTGCGAATTTTCTTCAGGTGCTTCTCGACCGGGGGCGCATCGGCTGTCTTCCCCAGATCGTTCAGAGCTATGAGTCTTTCGCCGATGAGTTGTCGGGAGTAGTCCGGCCGGTCCTCGTGTCAGCCGTTTCCCTCGACGACGCCCAGGTTGAGGAGATGAAGTCGGCGCTCTCCAAGGCCACCGGCAAAAAGGTTGTACTTTCCGTCAAGGTTGATCCCTCCCTGATTGGGGGAGTGGTTACCAAGATTGGCGACAAGGTATTCGACGGCAGCGTACGAACCCAGCTTGACAGGATTAGGGATATATTACAGAAGGGGTGA
- a CDS encoding ATP synthase F0 subunit B has protein sequence MANARGYRGLVRPVVTMAVFCLALAGLAALGFASEGGEGAHHVDTGKQLKDFMWRVIDFAALIALLVWALKKANVKGALGDRTATIEKALRDAETARDAAERKLAEYREKLETANNEVDEIYAAIRREGELEKERIVAEAKSAAEKIREQAAATANQEILKAKAELRDEAARLAVQMAEQAIREKISKDDQDRLVKDYLTKVENLH, from the coding sequence ATGGCGAATGCGAGAGGGTACAGAGGGCTGGTTCGGCCCGTGGTGACGATGGCGGTGTTCTGCCTCGCGCTTGCCGGCCTGGCGGCGCTGGGGTTTGCCTCCGAGGGGGGCGAGGGCGCCCATCATGTCGATACCGGCAAGCAGCTCAAGGACTTCATGTGGCGGGTCATCGACTTTGCCGCCCTGATCGCGCTTCTTGTCTGGGCGCTTAAGAAGGCGAACGTCAAGGGGGCACTGGGCGACCGTACTGCAACCATCGAGAAAGCGCTCCGCGATGCGGAGACGGCTCGGGATGCGGCAGAGCGTAAGCTTGCCGAGTATCGCGAGAAGCTCGAAACGGCAAACAATGAAGTCGATGAGATCTATGCCGCGATCCGCCGGGAAGGTGAGCTGGAAAAGGAGCGGATAGTTGCCGAAGCGAAATCCGCTGCGGAAAAGATTCGTGAACAGGCTGCCGCCACTGCGAATCAGGAGATTCTGAAGGCGAAGGCCGAGCTTCGTGACGAGGCGGCCCGCCTCGCCGTTCAAATGGCCGAGCAGGCGATCCGGGAGAAGATCTCGAAGGATGACCAGGATCGGCTTGTGAAAGACTATCTTACGAAGGTGGAGAATTTACATTGA
- the atpG gene encoding ATP synthase F1 subunit gamma: protein MPSLKAIKKRITSVKNTRQITKAMKMVSAAKLRRAQESVVAARPYAQKLGEVLERLAKSSDVEGIPLLQKRMAEKALLIVVTSDRGLCGGFNANICKTAERFLKEKKGEYAEISVLTIGRKGHDFLKNRHNVWKNHANVLSSPNYQVAALIAREVIDGFLAEEYDEVFVLYNAFRSVMSQDITLTQLLPIVPPVSEEDEYAPEYIYEPSKGELLQEILPKHVEVQIFRSLLESVAAEHGARMTAMDSASKNATEMIGKLTLQYNRARQAAITKELMEIISGAESIKG, encoded by the coding sequence ATGCCAAGCCTCAAAGCGATAAAAAAACGTATCACGTCTGTCAAAAATACCCGGCAGATCACCAAAGCCATGAAGATGGTCTCGGCGGCCAAGCTCCGCCGGGCCCAGGAAAGCGTGGTTGCTGCCCGTCCCTATGCCCAGAAGCTGGGCGAAGTTCTCGAGCGGCTCGCCAAGAGCAGCGACGTGGAGGGAATTCCGCTTCTCCAGAAGCGGATGGCTGAGAAAGCGCTTCTTATCGTCGTGACCTCGGACCGGGGGCTCTGCGGCGGGTTCAATGCGAACATCTGCAAGACCGCCGAGCGCTTTCTGAAGGAAAAGAAGGGTGAATATGCCGAAATCAGCGTACTGACGATCGGTCGTAAAGGTCACGACTTCCTGAAGAATCGGCATAACGTCTGGAAGAATCATGCGAACGTGCTCTCAAGCCCCAACTACCAAGTGGCAGCGCTGATAGCACGCGAGGTCATCGATGGTTTCCTCGCGGAAGAGTACGACGAGGTCTTTGTTCTCTACAACGCGTTCCGCAGCGTTATGTCTCAGGACATCACCCTGACGCAGTTGTTGCCGATCGTTCCTCCGGTCTCGGAAGAGGACGAGTACGCACCCGAGTATATTTATGAGCCGTCCAAGGGCGAACTTCTCCAGGAAATCCTGCCGAAGCACGTCGAAGTCCAGATCTTCAGGTCACTCCTCGAGTCCGTGGCCGCCGAGCACGGCGCGCGGATGACTGCGATGGACAGCGCTTCCAAAAACGCCACCGAGATGATTGGCAAGCTGACCCTGCAGTACAACAGGGCGCGGCAGGCAGCCATTACGAAGGAACTGATGGAGATCATTTCCGGCGCTGAATCGATCAAGGGATAA
- a CDS encoding response regulator has translation MEAKQILLVEDNPDDEFLELRALRRQGLEEVVVARDGEQAISLILGDRVSSRDRSAAGPWLVLLDLKLPKVDGIEVLRAIRSNDRTRDIPVIVISSSCEGVEVQRCRELGVTHYFTKPLDGEKLVGVLREAGLLDGAAP, from the coding sequence GTGGAGGCGAAACAGATTCTGCTGGTGGAGGACAATCCCGACGATGAGTTCCTTGAGCTTCGCGCCCTGCGTCGCCAGGGGCTGGAGGAGGTGGTGGTCGCCCGGGACGGGGAACAGGCGATATCACTCATTCTTGGCGACAGAGTCTCTAGCCGCGACCGCAGCGCGGCGGGCCCCTGGCTCGTTCTCCTCGATCTGAAGCTGCCGAAGGTCGACGGCATCGAGGTGCTCCGGGCGATCAGGAGCAACGACCGGACCAGGGATATCCCGGTGATCGTGATCAGTTCGTCGTGCGAGGGGGTGGAGGTCCAGCGGTGCCGGGAACTGGGGGTGACGCACTACTTCACCAAACCGCTGGACGGCGAAAAACTGGTCGGGGTCCTTCGCGAGGCGGGGCTGCTCGACGGCGCTGCCCCCTGA
- a CDS encoding ATP synthase F0 subunit B gives MISLDLAFVIQLVNFLVLMLVLNILLYKPIRKVIADRKAQIGGAKDRAAAVDQEVQAKVALYEARLREVKAKAGEEREALRKEAQQEQAVCLERARAEATDSLLAIKNRVAKEATEAKELLKEQARSLSLEICEKVLGRSL, from the coding sequence GTGATAAGTTTGGATCTTGCCTTTGTCATTCAACTGGTGAACTTCCTGGTGCTGATGCTGGTGCTGAACATCCTCCTTTACAAGCCGATCAGGAAGGTGATTGCCGATCGTAAGGCGCAGATTGGCGGCGCGAAAGATCGTGCCGCCGCGGTGGACCAGGAGGTGCAGGCGAAGGTAGCCCTCTACGAGGCGCGTCTGCGTGAGGTCAAGGCCAAGGCCGGCGAGGAGCGCGAAGCGCTTCGGAAGGAGGCGCAGCAGGAGCAGGCGGTTTGTCTTGAGCGCGCCCGTGCTGAAGCAACCGATTCTCTCTTGGCGATCAAAAACCGAGTTGCCAAGGAAGCCACCGAGGCAAAGGAGCTGTTGAAGGAGCAGGCCCGCTCCCTGTCGCTTGAAATCTGCGAGAAAGTTCTTGGGAGGAGTCTGTAA
- a CDS encoding cytochrome c3 family protein, producing MLRKLVVAGLMIGSAAGSAWGGMFECKECHSKKPGMVRMHQALQGRGCFGCHKMGERLMGKGESKDPAAVLKRRVTDSLCIECHKK from the coding sequence ATGCTCAGAAAATTAGTTGTTGCAGGGCTGATGATCGGCTCCGCCGCCGGGAGTGCCTGGGGCGGCATGTTCGAATGCAAGGAGTGCCACAGCAAGAAGCCCGGCATGGTCCGGATGCACCAGGCGCTGCAGGGTCGCGGCTGTTTCGGCTGCCACAAGATGGGAGAACGGCTCATGGGAAAAGGGGAGTCGAAAGACCCGGCCGCCGTGCTGAAACGCCGCGTCACTGATTCGCTCTGCATTGAGTGCCACAAGAAATGA